A window from Sphingopyxis alaskensis RB2256 encodes these proteins:
- a CDS encoding succinate dehydrogenase assembly factor 2 — protein sequence MTDRLKRLKFRAWHRGTREADYMIGGFFDRYSPAWGETELAWFEAVVEEDDVDIMAWALGTAAPPAHLDKPDLIAAMRRLDYIPLP from the coding sequence ATGACCGACCGCCTGAAACGTCTCAAGTTCCGCGCCTGGCACCGCGGCACGCGCGAGGCCGACTATATGATCGGCGGCTTCTTCGACCGCTATTCGCCCGCCTGGGGCGAAACTGAACTCGCATGGTTCGAGGCCGTGGTCGAGGAGGATGACGTCGACATCATGGCGTGGGCGCTCGGCACCGCCGCGCCGCCCGCGCATCTCGACAAGCCCGACCTGATCGCGGCGATGCGCCGGCTGGACTATATCCCGCTGCCATGA
- a CDS encoding lipid II flippase Amj family protein, whose protein sequence is MIDLPLVTILLLTGFINLIGALAYAARIAGVRTRRIAMSFALFNILVLFSRTSNSFLGPFLAKRIETRLHDGSGASLFVDMQLVLAAASVATLIGILLVPTGQRMFAAAIGWYQTNRSTTKLAVKAVSPSGLRTLGRSLTLPSLAHLKGWKMPRGISWGVLIANCLAQSLLAVGVVASLYAGYLAPDFRVTASQLSALINGFATILLFAFIDPQLSVMTDDAVEGKVDEAEFRRAITFISLSRLAGTILAQALLLPAAMLIAWVAVHV, encoded by the coding sequence ATGATCGACCTCCCCCTCGTCACCATCCTGCTCCTAACCGGCTTCATCAACCTGATCGGTGCGCTTGCTTATGCCGCGCGGATCGCCGGGGTGCGGACGCGGCGGATTGCCATGTCGTTTGCGCTGTTCAACATCCTCGTGCTGTTTTCGCGCACCTCGAACAGCTTCCTTGGCCCGTTCCTCGCCAAGCGTATCGAAACGCGCCTGCATGACGGCAGCGGCGCGTCGCTGTTCGTCGACATGCAGCTGGTGCTTGCCGCGGCGAGCGTCGCGACGTTGATCGGCATTCTGCTGGTGCCGACGGGGCAGCGGATGTTTGCCGCCGCGATCGGCTGGTACCAGACCAACCGGTCGACGACAAAGCTGGCGGTCAAGGCGGTGAGCCCGAGCGGATTGCGGACTTTGGGCCGCTCGCTGACGCTTCCCAGCCTCGCGCACCTCAAAGGCTGGAAGATGCCCAGAGGGATCAGCTGGGGCGTGCTGATCGCCAATTGCCTCGCGCAATCGCTGCTCGCCGTCGGCGTCGTCGCCTCGCTCTACGCCGGTTATCTCGCGCCCGATTTCCGTGTCACCGCGTCGCAGCTTTCCGCGCTGATCAATGGCTTTGCGACGATATTGCTGTTCGCCTTCATCGACCCGCAATTGTCGGTGATGACCGACGATGCGGTCGAGGGCAAAGTCGACGAGGCGGAGTTCCGTCGCGCGATCACCTTCATTTCGCTCAGCCGCCTTGCCGGTACGATTCTCGCGCAGGCGTTGCTGCTACCCGCCGCAATGCTGATCGCATGGGTCGCCGTCCATGTCTGA
- a CDS encoding DUF817 domain-containing protein, which produces MSDGARGHSRFHAVRSRLEAMAVEPGPRGWFLEFLVFGFKQGWACLFGGLMLALLLGTHFFWPDDAPLHRYDAITIGAVLIQLAMLAFRLETPKEALVILIFHIVGTVMELFKTAAGSWQYPEASLLHIGAVPLFSGFMYAAVGSYIARVWRIFDFRYTGYPPAWTSYVLAAAIYINFFAHHWTYDIRWFLFAATGLLFWRCQVWFRPLHVHRRMPLLVGWGLVALFIWFAENIGTFARAWTYPSQNDGWHMVGLEKLGSWYLLMIISFVLVSLVQRPKGRSTAP; this is translated from the coding sequence ATGTCTGACGGCGCGCGCGGCCACAGCCGCTTCCACGCCGTTCGCTCGCGGCTCGAGGCGATGGCGGTCGAACCGGGACCGCGCGGCTGGTTCCTCGAGTTCCTCGTCTTCGGATTCAAACAGGGGTGGGCGTGCCTGTTCGGCGGCCTGATGCTCGCGCTGCTGCTCGGCACGCATTTCTTCTGGCCCGACGATGCGCCGCTCCACCGCTATGATGCGATCACCATCGGCGCGGTGCTGATCCAGCTCGCGATGCTTGCCTTCCGGCTTGAAACGCCGAAGGAGGCGCTGGTCATCCTGATCTTCCACATCGTCGGCACGGTGATGGAGCTGTTCAAGACCGCGGCGGGATCGTGGCAATATCCCGAGGCGAGTCTGCTTCATATCGGCGCGGTGCCGCTGTTCTCGGGTTTCATGTATGCCGCCGTCGGCAGCTATATCGCGCGCGTATGGCGCATCTTCGACTTTCGCTACACCGGCTATCCGCCCGCGTGGACGAGCTATGTGCTGGCAGCGGCGATCTATATCAATTTTTTCGCGCACCATTGGACCTATGACATCCGCTGGTTCCTCTTCGCGGCCACCGGCCTGCTCTTCTGGCGCTGTCAGGTCTGGTTCCGCCCGCTCCACGTCCACCGGCGGATGCCCCTGCTCGTCGGCTGGGGGCTGGTCGCGCTGTTCATCTGGTTCGCCGAAAATATCGGGACGTTTGCGCGCGCCTGGACCTATCCCAGCCAGAATGACGGCTGGCATATGGTCGGGCTGGAAAAGCTCGGCAGCTGGTATCTGCTGATGATCATCTCGTTCGTGCTGGTCAGTCTGGTGCAGCGGCCGAAAGGGCGGAGCACCGCTCCCTGA
- a CDS encoding M24 family metallopeptidase: MHRRQFLGTAALGGLVATLSAPVLATDTASLPNLAAKAVPIGKAERMARIAKATALMQENDIGALLIEPGSSLVYFTGVEWWRSERLTAAVLTREGEVAIVTPFFEEPSVRESLGIEAEVLTWNEDENPLAAVAAWLGRRGLAKGKIGVEETVRYFAVDGLEKAMPDATVVNGAPVVRGCRMMKSAAEIALMQIANDITLAAYRHTAPRIEAGMTPAEIGAIMRAATVALGGKSEFELILLGEASAYPHGSGQPQAVKPGEVVLMDCGASVHGYQSDISRSFVYGKASPRQRQVWDQMRKGQDVAFAAAKLGTPAGAVDDAVRAYYESLGWGPGYKLPGTSHRTGHGIGLDGHEPVNLVRGETTELAPGMCFSNEPGIYIPGEFGIRLEDCFYMTEAGPKWFSEPPPSIDRPFA, translated from the coding sequence ATGCACCGGCGGCAATTTCTCGGCACAGCGGCATTGGGCGGGCTGGTGGCGACCTTGTCTGCGCCGGTACTGGCCACCGACACCGCCAGCCTGCCCAACCTCGCCGCCAAGGCGGTGCCGATCGGCAAGGCCGAACGCATGGCGCGGATCGCCAAGGCCACGGCGCTGATGCAGGAAAATGACATCGGCGCCCTGCTGATCGAGCCGGGATCGAGCCTCGTCTATTTCACCGGGGTCGAATGGTGGCGCAGCGAGCGGCTCACCGCCGCAGTGCTGACGCGCGAGGGCGAGGTCGCGATCGTCACGCCCTTCTTCGAGGAACCCTCGGTGCGCGAAAGCCTGGGTATCGAGGCCGAAGTGCTGACGTGGAACGAGGATGAGAATCCGCTCGCCGCCGTCGCGGCCTGGCTTGGCAGGCGCGGGCTGGCGAAGGGCAAGATCGGCGTCGAGGAAACGGTGCGTTATTTCGCGGTCGACGGGCTGGAGAAAGCGATGCCCGACGCGACCGTCGTCAACGGCGCGCCCGTCGTGCGCGGGTGCCGGATGATGAAATCGGCGGCCGAAATCGCGCTGATGCAGATCGCGAACGACATCACGCTCGCCGCTTATCGCCACACCGCGCCGCGGATCGAGGCGGGGATGACCCCTGCCGAGATCGGCGCGATCATGCGCGCAGCGACCGTGGCGCTGGGCGGCAAGAGCGAGTTCGAGCTGATCCTGCTCGGCGAGGCGAGCGCCTATCCGCACGGGTCGGGCCAGCCGCAGGCGGTGAAGCCGGGCGAGGTCGTGCTGATGGACTGTGGCGCCTCGGTCCATGGCTATCAGTCCGACATTTCGCGCAGCTTCGTATACGGCAAGGCGAGCCCGCGCCAGCGGCAGGTGTGGGATCAGATGCGCAAGGGGCAGGATGTCGCTTTCGCCGCGGCGAAGCTTGGCACGCCCGCGGGCGCGGTCGACGACGCGGTGCGCGCCTATTATGAAAGCCTTGGCTGGGGCCCCGGCTACAAGCTGCCCGGCACGTCGCACCGCACCGGCCACGGCATCGGCCTCGACGGGCACGAGCCGGTCAACCTCGTGCGCGGCGAGACGACGGAGTTGGCGCCGGGCATGTGTTTTTCCAACGAGCCGGGGATTTATATTCCGGGCGAGTTCGGGATCAGGCTGGAAGATTGTTTTTACATGACCGAGGCGGGGCCGAAGTGGTTCAGCGAACCGCCACCGTCGATCGATAGGCCGTTTGCGTAG
- a CDS encoding DOMON-like domain-containing protein, whose protein sequence is MSAHSSERRQLICHPGTPARAVRSVAVEVSLSFDDGFALRFLIDGAIADLVLPDGEGELVIADSATDGLWESTCFEAFLTEEGQPDYTEFNYSPDGRWACYQFDDYRSLLRSDQLAPWEIAAERSEQSYALRVEPGIFPDVGAKLGLSAVIEERDGTKSYWALAHPPGQPDFHHPDCFALTLEARGRA, encoded by the coding sequence ATGTCGGCTCATTCCAGCGAACGACGTCAACTCATCTGTCACCCCGGCACGCCCGCGCGCGCCGTGCGGTCGGTTGCGGTCGAGGTCAGCCTGTCGTTCGACGATGGCTTCGCACTTCGCTTCCTGATCGACGGGGCGATCGCCGATCTGGTGCTTCCCGATGGCGAGGGCGAGCTGGTCATCGCCGACAGCGCGACCGACGGATTGTGGGAAAGCACCTGTTTCGAGGCGTTCCTGACCGAAGAGGGGCAGCCCGACTATACCGAGTTCAACTATAGCCCCGACGGCCGCTGGGCCTGTTACCAGTTCGACGATTATCGGTCGCTTCTGCGCTCCGACCAACTGGCGCCTTGGGAAATCGCAGCCGAGCGCAGCGAGCAGAGCTATGCGCTGCGCGTCGAACCCGGCATCTTTCCCGATGTCGGGGCCAAGCTGGGCCTCTCTGCCGTGATCGAGGAACGCGACGGCACCAAAAGCTATTGGGCGCTCGCGCATCCGCCGGGGCAGCCCGATTTCCATCATCCCGATTGCTTTGCCTTAACGCTTGAGGCACGCGGGCGGGCATGA
- a CDS encoding GIY-YIG nuclease family protein → MSFWAYMLHCRGGAFYTGHTDNLPYRVAQHESGAIQGFTADKLPVTLVWSQEFPTRIEALEAERRIKGWSRAKKMALIRGDWDSISNLAKGKNGPSTGSGRTERD, encoded by the coding sequence ATGAGCTTTTGGGCCTATATGTTGCATTGCCGCGGAGGGGCCTTTTACACCGGTCACACGGACAATCTCCCATATCGTGTCGCGCAGCACGAATCCGGCGCCATCCAAGGGTTCACGGCGGACAAATTGCCAGTGACGCTCGTGTGGAGTCAGGAGTTTCCGACGCGGATCGAAGCCTTGGAAGCCGAACGCCGGATTAAGGGGTGGAGCCGCGCGAAAAAAATGGCATTGATCCGCGGCGATTGGGACAGCATTTCGAACTTGGCAAAAGGGAAGAACGGTCCTTCGACAGGCTCAGGACGAACGGAGAGGGACTGA
- the recG gene encoding ATP-dependent DNA helicase RecG produces the protein MRPEILNPLFAALTDLKGVGPQLAKPLTRLGLERLVDVLFHLPTGLISRIAVERLDQAQPGQTIIVDLTVQDYRPGRSPRAPFGVEAFDRAGDHVRLVYFGRTSGLARKLFPLGETRRVSGRLDLYGDMRQIVHPDHVAEPGDEGAIAEHEPVYPLTEGLTNARLSQLAAIALDRRPDLAEWIDAPLLASRNWPDWREAVARAHANPRDEAARDRLAYDEIFANQVALMLIRQGLRNRRGRAIVGDGRLTGALRLPFGLTGAQERVGREIAGDMAQDTPMLRMLQGDVGSGKTLVALRAMLTAVEAGTQAALLAPTEILARQHHATLRAMLAGLPVNLAILTGRDKGRVRESTLMGLADGSIDILIGTHAIFQQAVTYRDLALVVVDEQHRFGVAQRLMLTQKAARPPHLLVMTATPIPRTLLLANHGEMDVSRIDEMPPGRTPVDTRVVSVERLDEVIASLERHLATGAQAYWVCPLVAESEASELAAAEARAALLAERLGAARVGLVHGRMKGPEKDDVMARFQSGAIGVLVATTVIEVGVDVPAASLMVVEHAEHFGLAQLHQLRGRVGRGAAKSVCLLLRSPTLSETARERLALMRETNDGFVIAERDLELRGGGELLGLKQSGEADYRLASPEQLVRLLPVAHDDARLFVERDGGMEGARGEAVRLCLYLFERDAAVPLLRSG, from the coding sequence ATGCGACCCGAAATCCTCAATCCACTCTTTGCCGCGCTCACTGACCTGAAAGGTGTCGGGCCGCAACTCGCCAAGCCACTGACGCGGCTTGGGCTGGAGCGCCTCGTCGATGTGCTGTTCCATCTGCCGACGGGACTCATCTCGCGCATCGCCGTCGAGCGGCTCGATCAGGCGCAGCCCGGACAGACGATCATCGTCGATCTGACCGTGCAGGATTATCGTCCCGGCCGCAGCCCGCGTGCCCCGTTCGGCGTCGAGGCGTTCGATCGCGCGGGCGATCATGTGCGGCTCGTCTATTTCGGGCGGACATCGGGGCTGGCGCGCAAGCTGTTCCCGCTGGGCGAGACGCGCCGCGTGTCGGGGCGGCTCGACCTGTACGGCGACATGCGCCAGATCGTCCATCCCGACCATGTCGCCGAACCCGGCGACGAAGGCGCGATAGCTGAGCATGAGCCCGTCTATCCGCTGACCGAAGGCCTCACCAACGCGCGGCTGTCGCAGCTTGCCGCGATCGCGCTCGACCGGCGCCCCGACCTCGCCGAATGGATCGACGCGCCCCTGCTCGCGAGCCGCAACTGGCCCGACTGGCGCGAGGCGGTGGCGCGCGCGCACGCCAACCCGCGCGACGAGGCCGCGCGCGACCGGCTCGCCTATGACGAGATTTTCGCCAATCAGGTCGCGCTGATGCTGATCCGGCAGGGGCTGCGCAACCGCAGGGGGCGCGCGATCGTCGGTGACGGCCGCCTGACCGGCGCGCTACGCCTGCCGTTCGGGCTCACGGGGGCGCAGGAGCGCGTCGGGCGCGAGATTGCGGGCGACATGGCGCAGGACACGCCGATGCTGCGGATGCTGCAGGGCGATGTCGGGTCGGGCAAGACGCTGGTGGCGCTGCGTGCGATGCTGACCGCGGTCGAAGCGGGGACGCAGGCGGCGCTGCTCGCGCCGACCGAAATCCTGGCGCGCCAGCATCATGCGACCTTGCGGGCGATGCTCGCGGGCCTGCCGGTGAACCTCGCCATCCTGACCGGGCGCGACAAGGGGCGGGTGCGCGAATCGACGCTGATGGGCCTCGCCGACGGCAGCATCGACATATTGATCGGCACCCATGCGATTTTTCAGCAGGCGGTGACATACAGGGATCTCGCGCTCGTCGTCGTCGACGAACAGCATCGCTTCGGCGTCGCGCAGCGGTTGATGCTGACGCAAAAGGCGGCGCGGCCGCCGCACCTGCTGGTGATGACCGCGACGCCGATCCCGCGCACCCTGCTGCTCGCCAATCATGGCGAAATGGACGTGTCGCGGATCGACGAGATGCCGCCGGGGCGCACCCCCGTCGACACGCGCGTCGTGTCGGTCGAGCGGCTCGACGAGGTGATCGCCTCGCTCGAACGCCATCTCGCGACGGGCGCGCAGGCCTATTGGGTGTGCCCGCTCGTCGCCGAAAGCGAGGCAAGCGAGCTGGCGGCGGCCGAGGCCCGCGCCGCGCTGCTCGCCGAGCGGCTGGGCGCGGCGCGCGTCGGGCTGGTCCACGGGCGGATGAAAGGGCCCGAAAAGGATGACGTCATGGCGCGCTTCCAGTCCGGCGCGATCGGCGTGCTCGTCGCCACGACCGTGATCGAGGTGGGCGTCGATGTCCCTGCCGCCAGCCTGATGGTCGTCGAACATGCCGAGCATTTCGGCCTCGCCCAGCTGCACCAGCTGCGCGGTCGCGTCGGGCGCGGCGCAGCGAAATCGGTGTGCCTGCTGCTGCGGTCGCCGACTCTGTCGGAGACGGCGCGCGAGCGGCTGGCGCTGATGCGCGAGACCAACGACGGCTTCGTGATTGCCGAAAGGGATCTCGAACTGCGCGGCGGCGGTGAACTGCTGGGCCTCAAACAGTCGGGGGAGGCCGATTATCGGCTGGCGAGCCCCGAACAGCTGGTGCGCCTGCTCCCCGTCGCGCACGACGATGCGCGGCTGTTCGTCGAACGCGACGGCGGGATGGAGGGCGCGCGCGGCGAGGCGGTGCGGCTTTGTCTCTATCTCTTCGAACGCGATGCGGCGGTGCCGCTGCTACGGAGCGGGTAG
- the tyrS gene encoding tyrosine--tRNA ligase, producing MTNYQSDLLRLLDERGYIHQMTDAEGLDALAAKQIVPGYIGFDATAPSLHVGSLVQIMMLRRLQQTGHKPIVLMGGGTTRIGDPTGRDESRKMLSDEVIAANIASIFSIFRQFLVFGDGPTDAVMVDNQDWLGKLGYIELLQEVGRHFTINRMLTFDSVKLRLEREQPMTFLEFNYMILQGYDFRHLSREMGVRLQMGGSDQWGNIVNGMELGRRMDGADLYGLTTPLLTTAAGAKMGKTAAGAVWLNPEQLSHFDYWQYWRNCDDRDVGKFLKLFTDLPLAEIARLEALEGAEINEAKKILANEATAMCRGVDAASTAAETATQTFEKGRIGGDLPHVAAPADGIGIVDALRELGFAASNKEARRKLEEGAVRVDGSVVRDPSYRIVPAGGDIAISLGAKKHGLVTR from the coding sequence ATGACCAACTATCAATCCGACCTGCTGCGCCTTCTCGACGAGCGAGGCTATATCCATCAGATGACCGACGCGGAAGGGCTCGATGCGCTCGCCGCGAAACAGATCGTCCCCGGATATATCGGCTTCGACGCGACCGCGCCCAGCCTGCACGTCGGCAGCCTCGTCCAGATCATGATGCTGCGCCGCCTGCAACAGACGGGGCACAAGCCCATTGTGCTGATGGGCGGCGGGACGACGCGGATCGGCGACCCGACGGGGCGTGACGAAAGCCGCAAGATGCTGTCGGACGAGGTGATCGCCGCGAACATCGCGTCGATCTTCAGCATCTTTCGGCAGTTCCTGGTGTTCGGCGATGGTCCGACCGACGCGGTGATGGTCGATAATCAGGACTGGCTCGGCAAGCTCGGCTATATCGAGCTGCTCCAAGAAGTCGGCAGGCATTTCACGATCAATCGCATGTTGACCTTTGATTCGGTCAAGCTGCGGCTCGAGCGCGAACAGCCGATGACCTTCCTCGAGTTCAATTACATGATCCTCCAGGGCTATGACTTTCGCCACCTGTCGCGCGAAATGGGTGTGCGGCTCCAGATGGGGGGATCGGACCAGTGGGGCAATATCGTCAACGGCATGGAACTGGGCCGCCGCATGGACGGCGCCGATCTCTATGGCCTGACGACTCCGCTGCTCACCACCGCCGCGGGCGCCAAAATGGGCAAAACGGCTGCCGGCGCGGTCTGGCTTAATCCCGAACAACTGTCCCATTTTGACTATTGGCAATATTGGCGCAACTGCGACGACCGCGATGTCGGCAAGTTCCTGAAGCTCTTCACCGACCTGCCGCTCGCCGAGATTGCGCGCCTCGAAGCGCTCGAGGGCGCCGAGATCAACGAGGCGAAGAAGATTCTCGCCAACGAGGCGACCGCAATGTGCCGCGGCGTCGATGCAGCCAGCACCGCGGCCGAGACCGCCACGCAAACCTTTGAAAAGGGCCGGATTGGCGGCGACCTGCCGCACGTCGCTGCGCCCGCCGACGGGATCGGCATCGTCGATGCCCTGCGCGAACTCGGCTTTGCTGCCTCGAACAAGGAAGCGCGCCGCAAGCTCGAAGAGGGCGCGGTGAGGGTGGACGGCAGCGTCGTTCGCGACCCCAGCTATCGGATCGTCCCGGCGGGCGGCGACATTGCGATCAGCCTCGGCGCCAAAAAACATGGTCTCGTGACGCGGTAA
- a CDS encoding PilZ domain-containing protein, which yields MRKIDTSKAHYVGLDQRIAPRSDVYCRLPFVMPDGRQEMCTCVNISADGLLMRFERGLEPGDLIVFRMPIIGRAAAKVVWSLGGKTGVQFEKSISVEDYLPMIRAMGARGDVN from the coding sequence ATGCGCAAGATTGACACGAGCAAGGCCCATTATGTCGGCCTCGACCAGCGGATCGCTCCGCGGAGCGACGTCTATTGCCGCCTGCCCTTCGTCATGCCCGACGGGCGGCAGGAAATGTGCACCTGCGTCAACATCAGCGCCGACGGCCTGTTGATGCGCTTCGAGCGCGGGCTGGAGCCCGGCGATCTCATCGTGTTCCGCATGCCCATCATCGGCCGTGCCGCGGCAAAAGTGGTCTGGTCGCTGGGCGGCAAGACCGGGGTGCAGTTCGAAAAATCGATCTCGGTCGAGGATTATCTGCCGATGATCCGCGCGATGGGCGCACGCGGGGACGTGAACTGA
- a CDS encoding exo-beta-N-acetylmuramidase NamZ family protein → MSFGIDRLLADPDLRKPLEGRRVALLAHPASVTADLTHSLDALVAAGVKVSAVFGPQHGVRGDLQDNMMESPDFTDPVYGVPCFSLYGEVRRPTGQSMHTFDVMLVDLQDLGCRIYTYVTTLLYVLEAAAQHGKAVWVLDRPNPAGRPVEGTRLRPGWESFVGAGPMVMRHGLTMGEMGHWFVRHFGLDVDYRVIEMEGWAPEGPGFGWPMERVWINPSPNAANVNMARAYAGTVMVEGATLSEGRGTTRPLELFGAPDIDAKAVIAEMQRLAPEWLSGCKLRDIWFQPTFHKHVGQLSSGVHIHAEGAWYDHSSFRPWRVQALGFKAIRSLYPDYPIWRGLDFKYEYTDDVLAIDVINGGPGLREWVDDARAGPGDLDALALPDEAAWQEEIADLLIYN, encoded by the coding sequence ATCTCCTTCGGTATCGACCGCCTGCTCGCCGACCCGGATCTCCGCAAACCGCTCGAAGGCAGGCGCGTCGCGCTGCTGGCGCATCCGGCATCGGTTACCGCCGACCTGACGCACAGCCTCGACGCCCTCGTTGCGGCCGGGGTGAAGGTCAGCGCGGTGTTCGGGCCGCAGCATGGGGTGCGCGGCGACCTTCAGGACAATATGATGGAGTCGCCCGATTTCACCGATCCGGTGTATGGGGTTCCATGCTTTAGCCTATATGGCGAAGTGCGCCGACCGACCGGCCAGTCGATGCACACATTCGACGTGATGCTGGTCGATCTCCAGGATCTCGGCTGCCGCATCTACACCTATGTGACGACCCTGCTCTATGTGCTCGAAGCCGCGGCGCAGCATGGCAAGGCGGTGTGGGTGCTCGACCGTCCCAATCCCGCGGGCCGTCCCGTCGAGGGGACGCGCCTGCGCCCCGGCTGGGAGAGTTTTGTCGGCGCCGGGCCGATGGTGATGCGCCACGGGTTGACGATGGGCGAGATGGGGCACTGGTTCGTCCGTCACTTCGGCCTCGACGTCGATTACCGCGTGATCGAAATGGAAGGGTGGGCGCCCGAAGGCCCCGGCTTCGGCTGGCCCATGGAGCGCGTCTGGATCAACCCCAGCCCCAATGCCGCGAACGTCAACATGGCGCGCGCCTATGCCGGGACGGTGATGGTCGAGGGAGCGACCTTGAGCGAGGGCCGCGGCACGACGCGCCCGCTCGAACTCTTCGGCGCGCCCGACATCGACGCCAAGGCGGTGATCGCGGAGATGCAGCGCCTTGCGCCCGAATGGCTAAGCGGATGCAAGCTGCGCGACATCTGGTTCCAGCCGACCTTTCACAAGCATGTCGGCCAGTTGAGCAGCGGCGTCCATATCCACGCCGAGGGTGCATGGTACGATCATAGCTCGTTCCGCCCGTGGCGCGTGCAGGCGCTGGGCTTCAAGGCGATCCGCTCGCTCTATCCCGACTATCCAATCTGGCGCGGGCTCGATTTCAAATATGAATATACCGACGATGTACTGGCGATTGATGTGATCAACGGCGGGCCGGGTTTGCGCGAATGGGTCGATGATGCGCGCGCTGGCCCCGGCGACCTCGACGCGCTGGCGCTGCCCGACGAGGCGGCGTGGCAAGAAGAAATCGCGGATCTGCTGATCTACAACTGA